One Capsicum annuum cultivar UCD-10X-F1 chromosome 2, UCD10Xv1.1, whole genome shotgun sequence genomic window carries:
- the LOC124896011 gene encoding uncharacterized protein LOC124896011, with amino-acid sequence MLEKEDEEAKNWFNDKLPKFWSKSHFRTTTKCDMLLNNLCESFNGLKPILKAREKPILGLLEGIQIYVMKRMNQKREVVLKYKGTLCPRIRKLVEEKKEQAATSIPTRAGQLLFQVQTMYGEHFSLDLNGRTCSCRVWDLTGIPC; translated from the exons aTGCTTGAAAAGGAGGACGAAGAAGCTAAAAATTGGTTCAACGATAAACTACCAAAATTCTGGAGCAAGTCACAttttagaacaacaacaaagtgTGATATGCTTTTGAATAATCTTTGTGAGTCATTCAATGGGTTGAAACCAATTTTAAAAGCGAGGGAGAAACCTATACTTGGTTTGCTTGAAGGAATTCAAATATACGTGatgaaaagaatgaatcaaaagagGGAGGTTGTACTCAAATACAAAG GAACTTTATGCCCTCGAATACGGAAActagtagaagaaaagaaagaacaggCAGCGACATCAATTCCTACTAGGGCTGGACAATTGCTATTTCAAGTACAAACTATGTACGGTGAGCACTTTAGTCTTGACTTGAATGGAAGAACCTGTTCTTGCAGGGTATGGGACCTTACAGGAATCCCATGCTAG